One part of the Methylobacterium terrae genome encodes these proteins:
- the trpA gene encoding tryptophan synthase subunit alpha, producing MTTRLADTFARCRAEGRAALVTYVMAGDPDPETSLQILRALPEAGADIVEFGLPFTDPMADGPAIQAAGLRALKGGQTLERTLDLVRRFRAENTGTPVILMGYYNPIYTYGVARFLEDAKAIGIDGLIVVDLPPEEDDELCLPTLQAGLAFIRLATPTTDEARLPAVLANTTGFVYYVSITGITGTATPDFGAVAGAVARIRRHTDLPVVVGFGVKTGEHAAAIARGADGVVVGSAIVDALARSLDGEGRAGAGSVEAVTTLVRDLAAGVRAGRAG from the coding sequence ATGACCACCCGCCTCGCCGACACCTTCGCCCGCTGCCGCGCGGAGGGCCGCGCCGCCCTCGTCACCTACGTGATGGCCGGCGATCCGGACCCCGAGACCTCGCTCCAGATCCTGCGCGCCCTGCCGGAGGCCGGGGCCGACATCGTCGAGTTCGGCCTGCCCTTCACCGACCCGATGGCGGACGGGCCGGCGATCCAGGCGGCGGGCCTGCGGGCGCTCAAGGGCGGGCAGACCCTGGAGCGCACCCTCGACCTGGTGCGCCGCTTCCGGGCCGAGAATACTGGCACGCCGGTGATCCTGATGGGGTACTACAACCCGATCTACACCTACGGCGTCGCGCGCTTCCTCGAGGACGCCAAGGCCATCGGCATCGACGGGCTGATCGTGGTCGACCTGCCGCCCGAGGAGGACGACGAGCTCTGCCTGCCGACGCTCCAGGCCGGCCTCGCCTTCATCCGCCTGGCCACCCCGACCACCGACGAGGCGCGCCTGCCCGCCGTGCTCGCGAACACCACGGGCTTCGTCTACTACGTCTCGATCACCGGGATCACCGGCACGGCGACCCCGGATTTCGGCGCCGTGGCCGGCGCCGTCGCGCGCATCCGCCGCCACACCGACCTGCCGGTGGTGGTCGGCTTCGGCGTCAAGACCGGCGAGCACGCCGCCGCGATCGCCCGGGGCGCCGACGGCGTGGTGGTCGGCTCGGCGATCGTCGACGCGCTCGCCCGCTCCCTCGATGGCGAGGGCCGGGCCGGTGCGGGCTCGGTCGAGGCGGTGACGACGCTCGTGCGCGATCTCGCCGCCGGCGTGCGCGCCGGCCGGGCGGGCTGA
- a CDS encoding outer membrane protein: MKKLLSAFAAFTALTAAASAADLPRRVAPPPVFTPVPVFTWTGFYAGFNAGYGFNTADTRAPTVIGVPAGVNAASSVFVTAAGVPTTGVVAFNNRNSNDGFVGGGQIGYNYQFTPGSGVVVGIEADAQYVDFGRSRNRFAFATVPGGSVAPGALVFNPNGISGLDFFGTVRGRLGYAWDRTLVYATGGFAYGSGGGRDFGLTNASRDDFQTGWTVGGGVEYALPTDSFLNFFRSSAVTLKVEGLYVKLDQGNRNNGVFAQTLNGTQYSVFSPGVVSVGPANLYRRETEFAVVRAGLNYKFGSY, from the coding sequence ATGAAGAAACTCCTGAGTGCTTTCGCTGCCTTCACCGCGCTGACCGCCGCCGCCTCGGCCGCGGACCTGCCGCGCCGCGTCGCCCCGCCGCCGGTCTTCACGCCGGTGCCGGTCTTCACCTGGACGGGCTTCTACGCCGGTTTCAACGCTGGCTACGGCTTCAACACCGCTGACACCCGCGCCCCGACCGTGATCGGCGTGCCGGCCGGCGTGAACGCCGCCAGCAGCGTGTTCGTGACCGCCGCCGGCGTCCCGACCACCGGCGTCGTCGCCTTCAACAACCGCAACAGCAACGACGGCTTCGTCGGCGGCGGCCAGATCGGCTACAACTACCAGTTCACCCCGGGCTCGGGCGTGGTCGTCGGCATCGAGGCCGACGCCCAGTACGTCGACTTCGGCCGCAGCCGCAACCGCTTCGCCTTCGCCACCGTGCCGGGCGGCAGCGTCGCTCCGGGCGCCCTGGTGTTCAACCCGAACGGCATCTCGGGCCTGGACTTCTTCGGCACCGTGCGCGGCCGTCTCGGCTACGCCTGGGACCGCACCCTCGTGTACGCCACCGGCGGTTTCGCCTACGGCTCGGGCGGCGGTCGCGACTTCGGCCTGACCAACGCTTCGCGCGACGACTTCCAGACCGGCTGGACCGTCGGCGGCGGCGTCGAGTACGCCCTGCCCACCGACTCGTTCCTGAACTTCTTCCGTTCGTCGGCCGTGACCCTCAAGGTCGAAGGCCTGTACGTGAAGCTCGACCAGGGCAACCGCAACAACGGCGTGTTCGCCCAGACCCTGAACGGCACGCAGTACTCGGTGTTCTCGCCGGGCGTCGTGTCGGTCGGCCCGGCCAACCTGTACCGTCGCGAGACCGAGTTCGCGGTCGTCCGCGCCGGCCTGAACTACAAGTTCGGCTCGTACTAA
- a CDS encoding methyl-accepting chemotaxis protein: MSVLTRLTGRFLTLSLLLGGIMVALCAHTLMQFEESAATTARIGSRILPMVDRLGDLRATMTRVRLGATRVLDAGDATGMARARERNESRIAEMQGQVEGFRTLPLTPSEREAFEVFSRTWSAYLAQQAATFGQAARDPLAAKAAFNGPANATYDQAWKELERLKGSTAAEARAAVVASEAARIDTDRTVMAATGCGVLVAMLLMGWLARDIAGRAVRLAATMRQLAEGRSEIEIPCTGRGDEIGDIAQAAIGFRESLRRNRALEAEAATARAGIEAQRRRAMGEVADAFERAVGGVVGAVSASAERLQDAARTMSTIAAETSTRSGAAAASARDAATNVGMVAAAAEELGASVDEIGRQVGGSADLARAAVGDADATAQHVQALSEAAARIGDVVSLISSIAGQTNLLALNATIEAARAGEAGRGFSVVAAEVKQLSAQTSRATDEITGQIGQIQAATGRAVEAIGGIAGRIRELNGVAASIAAAVEEQGAATQEIVRNVSEAAAGTGAVTGTIGEVAGAARETGDAAGQVLDAASALSREAVHLSAEVGRFLATVRAA; the protein is encoded by the coding sequence ATGTCGGTCCTCACCCGCCTCACCGGACGCTTCCTCACGCTGTCGCTGCTTTTGGGCGGCATCATGGTGGCGCTCTGCGCCCACACGCTGATGCAGTTCGAGGAGAGCGCCGCGACCACGGCGCGGATCGGCAGCCGGATCCTGCCGATGGTCGACCGCCTCGGGGACCTGCGCGCCACCATGACGCGGGTGCGCCTCGGCGCCACCCGGGTGCTCGACGCGGGCGACGCGACCGGGATGGCGCGGGCGAGGGAGCGCAACGAATCCCGCATCGCGGAGATGCAGGGCCAGGTCGAGGGATTCCGCACCCTGCCGCTGACGCCGTCCGAGCGCGAGGCCTTCGAGGTCTTCTCCCGGACCTGGAGCGCCTACCTGGCGCAGCAGGCGGCGACCTTCGGGCAGGCGGCGCGGGATCCCCTCGCCGCCAAGGCCGCCTTCAACGGCCCGGCCAACGCGACCTACGACCAGGCCTGGAAGGAGCTGGAGCGCCTGAAGGGCAGCACCGCCGCGGAGGCCAGGGCCGCGGTCGTCGCCTCGGAGGCGGCCCGGATCGACACCGACCGGACGGTGATGGCGGCGACCGGATGCGGCGTGCTCGTCGCCATGCTGCTGATGGGCTGGCTCGCCCGCGACATCGCCGGTCGGGCGGTGCGGCTCGCCGCGACCATGCGGCAGCTCGCCGAGGGGCGGAGCGAGATCGAGATCCCGTGCACCGGGCGCGGCGACGAGATCGGCGACATCGCGCAGGCGGCGATCGGCTTCCGCGAGAGCCTGCGCCGCAACCGCGCCCTCGAGGCGGAGGCGGCGACGGCCCGGGCGGGCATCGAGGCCCAGCGCCGCCGGGCGATGGGCGAGGTCGCCGACGCCTTCGAGCGGGCGGTCGGCGGCGTCGTCGGCGCGGTCTCGGCCTCCGCCGAGCGGCTGCAGGACGCGGCCCGCACGATGAGCACGATCGCCGCCGAGACCTCGACCCGGTCGGGCGCCGCCGCGGCGTCGGCCCGGGACGCGGCGACCAATGTCGGCATGGTGGCCGCCGCCGCCGAGGAGCTCGGCGCCTCGGTGGACGAGATCGGCCGCCAGGTCGGCGGCTCGGCCGATCTCGCCCGGGCCGCGGTCGGAGACGCCGACGCCACCGCCCAGCACGTCCAGGCCCTCAGCGAGGCGGCCGCGCGGATCGGCGACGTCGTGAGCCTGATCTCCTCGATCGCCGGGCAGACCAACCTGCTGGCCCTCAACGCCACGATCGAGGCGGCCCGGGCCGGCGAGGCCGGCCGCGGCTTCTCCGTCGTCGCCGCCGAGGTGAAGCAGCTCTCGGCCCAGACCAGCCGCGCCACCGACGAGATCACGGGCCAGATCGGGCAGATCCAGGCCGCGACCGGCCGGGCCGTCGAGGCGATCGGCGGCATCGCGGGCCGCATCCGCGAGCTCAACGGCGTCGCCGCCTCGATCGCGGCGGCGGTGGAGGAGCAGGGCGCCGCGACCCAGGAGATCGTCCGCAACGTCTCCGAGGCCGCCGCCGGTACCGGCGCGGTCACCGGCACGATCGGCGAGGTCGCGGGCGCGGCGCGCGAGACCGGCGACGCGGCGGGCCAGGTCCTCGACGCCGCCTCGGCCCTGTCGCGGGAGGCCGTGCACCTGTCGGCCGAGGTCGGGCGGTTCCTGGCGACGGTCAGGGCGGCCTGA
- the accD gene encoding acetyl-CoA carboxylase, carboxyltransferase subunit beta produces the protein MVEAMNWISEVVRPKIKTLFKRETPENLWVKCPETGQMVFHKEVEANGWVIPGSEHHLRITAQQRLKLMFDQGTWLDVPLPDAPADPLKFRDEKRYADRLKDARAKTGMTDAFKIGFGRVAGLPMTLAVQDFGFMGGSLGMAAGEAFVRGAETALEKRTPYVLFAASGGARMQEGILSLMQMPRTTVAVRRLNTARLPYLVVLTNPTTGGVTASYAMLGDVHLAEPGALIGFAGPRVIEQTIREKLPDGFQRAEYLKEHGMVDQVVHRRDLKGTIARLCGLLMQVPAEGPAVEAPAEARAEAKVEARAEARPVPA, from the coding sequence ATGGTCGAGGCGATGAACTGGATCTCCGAGGTCGTGCGCCCGAAGATCAAGACGCTGTTCAAGCGCGAGACGCCGGAGAACCTCTGGGTGAAGTGCCCGGAGACCGGCCAGATGGTGTTCCACAAGGAGGTGGAGGCCAACGGCTGGGTGATCCCGGGCTCGGAGCACCACCTGCGCATCACCGCGCAGCAGCGCCTGAAGCTGATGTTCGACCAGGGCACCTGGCTCGACGTGCCGCTCCCCGACGCGCCGGCCGACCCGCTGAAGTTCCGCGACGAGAAGCGCTACGCCGACCGGCTCAAGGATGCCCGCGCCAAGACCGGCATGACCGACGCGTTCAAGATCGGGTTCGGCCGCGTCGCCGGCCTGCCGATGACCCTGGCGGTGCAGGATTTCGGCTTCATGGGCGGCTCGCTCGGCATGGCGGCCGGCGAGGCCTTCGTGCGCGGCGCCGAGACGGCGCTCGAGAAGCGCACCCCCTACGTGCTGTTCGCGGCCTCCGGCGGGGCGCGGATGCAGGAGGGCATCCTATCGCTGATGCAGATGCCCCGCACCACGGTGGCGGTGCGCCGGCTCAACACCGCCCGCCTCCCCTACCTGGTGGTGCTGACGAACCCGACCACCGGCGGCGTGACCGCCTCCTACGCGATGCTCGGCGACGTGCACCTCGCCGAGCCCGGGGCGCTGATCGGTTTCGCCGGCCCGCGGGTGATCGAGCAGACCATCCGCGAGAAGCTGCCCGACGGCTTCCAGCGCGCCGAGTACCTGAAGGAGCACGGCATGGTCGACCAGGTCGTGCACCGGCGCGACCTCAAGGGCACCATCGCGCGCCTGTGCGGGCTGCTGATGCAGGTGCCGGCGGAGGGCCCGGCCGTCGAGGCGCCGGCCGAGGCCCGGGCGGAGGCCAAGGTCGAGGCGAGGGCCGAGGCCAGGCCCGTCCCGGCCTGA
- a CDS encoding ABC transporter ATP-binding protein gives MIRFEGAAKTYPGQARPALDAFDLAVEAGTTCVLIGPSGCGKSTALQMVNRLVAPSAGRVLVEGRDVAGLDPISLRRGIGYVLQGVGLFPHRTVGQNVATVPGLLGWTRARIAERVDAMLDLVGLEPGEFRDRRPDALSGGQRQRVGVARALAADPPVLLMDEPFGAVDPVARTRLQDEVRGILVRLRKTVLMVTHDIDEAVRMGDAVALMREGRLVQVAAPATLLAAPADAFAARFVGADRLLRRLSLLPARDHAEPGPAGAAPRLGPGASLKDALALMLASGQERVGVSDGSGEGSVTLSALLREAAGGSPPA, from the coding sequence ATGATCCGCTTCGAAGGGGCCGCCAAGACCTATCCCGGCCAGGCCCGGCCGGCGCTCGACGCCTTCGACCTCGCGGTCGAGGCCGGCACCACCTGCGTGCTGATCGGCCCGTCGGGCTGCGGCAAGTCGACGGCTCTGCAGATGGTCAACCGGCTGGTGGCGCCGAGCGCCGGCCGCGTCCTGGTCGAGGGGCGCGACGTCGCGGGGCTCGACCCGATCTCCTTGCGCCGGGGTATCGGCTACGTGCTCCAGGGCGTCGGGCTGTTTCCGCACCGGACGGTCGGCCAGAACGTCGCCACCGTGCCGGGGCTGCTGGGCTGGACGCGCGCGCGGATCGCCGAGCGGGTCGACGCGATGCTCGACCTCGTCGGCCTCGAGCCCGGCGAGTTCCGGGACCGGCGGCCGGACGCGCTCTCGGGGGGGCAGCGCCAGCGCGTCGGCGTCGCCCGGGCGCTCGCCGCCGACCCGCCGGTGCTGCTGATGGACGAGCCGTTCGGCGCCGTCGATCCGGTGGCGCGCACCCGCCTGCAGGACGAGGTCCGGGGGATCCTGGTGCGGCTGAGGAAGACCGTGCTGATGGTCACCCACGACATCGACGAGGCGGTGCGGATGGGCGACGCGGTGGCGCTGATGCGCGAGGGCCGGCTCGTCCAGGTCGCAGCCCCCGCGACCCTGCTCGCCGCCCCCGCCGACGCCTTCGCGGCCCGGTTCGTCGGCGCCGACCGGCTCCTGCGCCGCCTCTCGCTGCTGCCGGCCCGCGACCATGCCGAGCCGGGCCCCGCCGGCGCCGCGCCGCGCCTCGGTCCCGGCGCCTCGCTCAAGGACGCGCTGGCGCTGATGCTGGCGAGCGGGCAGGAGCGCGTCGGCGTGAGTGACGGCTCGGGCGAGGGCTCGGTGACGCTCTCGGCCCTGCTGCGCGAGGCGGCGGGCGGGTCCCCGCCCGCCTGA
- a CDS encoding AzlD family protein, which produces MIQTSTLLTIGLMALVTYLTRILGYVALRDRALNARTTAVLDAAPGCVLIAVIAPAFVVNRPADLVALAVTLAAATRLPLLPTVLIGVAAAGLLRHLLG; this is translated from the coding sequence ATGATCCAGACCTCGACCCTTCTGACGATCGGCCTGATGGCGCTGGTCACGTACCTAACGCGCATCCTCGGCTACGTCGCCCTACGCGATCGCGCGCTGAATGCCCGCACGACGGCGGTTCTCGATGCCGCGCCCGGTTGCGTGCTGATCGCGGTGATCGCCCCGGCCTTCGTGGTGAACCGACCGGCGGACCTGGTCGCGCTGGCGGTCACGCTGGCGGCGGCGACGCGCCTGCCCTTGCTGCCCACCGTCCTGATCGGCGTCGCGGCAGCCGGCCTGCTCCGACATCTCCTAGGTTGA
- a CDS encoding bifunctional folylpolyglutamate synthase/dihydrofolate synthase, with product MESSDALMARFLALHPRTIDLSLGRIERLLAALGHPERRLPPVIHVAGTNGKGSTIATMRAILEAGGLSAHVYTSPHLVRFHERIRIGAVGGGRFVPEERLAEAFARCEAVNAGAPITVFEITTAAALLLFSEAPADVLLLEVGLGGRVDATNVIDRPACAVVTPIGRDHAEYLGDTVEAVAGEKAGIFKRGCPAVIAPQDYAQADAVLCARAEAVGAAPILVGNQDFSAHEERGRLVYQDEDGLLDLARPKLAGRHQIVNAGTAIAALRASGFGDIGTEAFEAGLAAIEWPGRLQRLRQGRLAGLVPPGAELWLDGGHNIDGGRILAAAMADLQERGDAPLVLVSGLLGTKDAEGFLANFSGLARFLVAVPLPGQMAARPAEEVAEIAGRVGLSAATAPSLEAALVSLRDRAWERPPRVLICGSLYLAGAALAANGTPPI from the coding sequence ATGGAATCCTCCGACGCCCTGATGGCGCGCTTCCTGGCGCTGCACCCGCGCACCATCGATTTGTCGCTCGGCCGGATCGAGCGGCTGCTCGCGGCGTTGGGCCATCCGGAGCGGCGCCTGCCGCCGGTGATCCACGTCGCCGGCACCAACGGCAAGGGCTCGACCATCGCCACCATGCGGGCGATCCTGGAGGCCGGCGGGCTCTCGGCCCACGTCTACACCTCGCCCCACCTCGTGCGCTTCCACGAGCGCATCCGCATCGGCGCCGTCGGCGGCGGCCGCTTCGTGCCCGAGGAGCGCCTGGCCGAGGCCTTCGCCCGCTGCGAGGCGGTCAATGCCGGGGCGCCGATCACGGTGTTCGAGATCACCACCGCGGCCGCCCTGCTGCTGTTCTCCGAGGCACCCGCCGACGTGCTGCTGCTGGAGGTGGGGTTGGGCGGCCGGGTCGACGCCACCAACGTCATCGACCGGCCGGCCTGCGCCGTGGTGACGCCGATCGGCCGCGACCACGCCGAGTATCTCGGCGATACCGTCGAGGCGGTGGCGGGCGAGAAGGCCGGCATCTTCAAGCGCGGCTGCCCGGCGGTGATCGCCCCGCAGGACTACGCCCAGGCCGACGCGGTCCTGTGCGCCCGGGCCGAGGCGGTCGGCGCCGCGCCGATCCTCGTCGGCAACCAGGACTTCTCCGCCCACGAGGAGCGCGGCCGGCTGGTCTACCAGGACGAGGACGGGCTCCTCGACCTGGCCCGGCCCAAGCTCGCCGGGCGACACCAGATCGTCAATGCCGGCACGGCGATCGCGGCCCTGCGGGCGTCGGGCTTCGGCGACATCGGGACGGAGGCCTTCGAGGCCGGGCTGGCGGCGATCGAGTGGCCGGGCCGGCTGCAGCGCCTGCGCCAGGGGCGGCTCGCCGGCCTGGTGCCGCCGGGCGCGGAGCTCTGGCTCGACGGCGGCCACAACATCGACGGCGGGCGCATCCTCGCCGCCGCGATGGCCGACCTGCAGGAGCGCGGCGACGCGCCGCTCGTGCTCGTCTCGGGGCTCCTCGGCACCAAGGACGCGGAGGGCTTCCTCGCCAATTTCTCCGGCCTCGCCCGCTTCCTGGTGGCGGTGCCGCTGCCGGGCCAGATGGCGGCGCGGCCGGCCGAGGAGGTCGCGGAGATCGCCGGGCGGGTCGGCCTCTCCGCCGCGACGGCGCCGAGCCTCGAGGCCGCCCTGGTCTCGCTGCGCGACCGGGCCTGGGAGCGCCCGCCCCGGGTGCTGATCTGCGGCTCGCTCTACCTCGCCGGGGCCGCGCTCGCCGCCAACGGCACGCCGCCGATCTGA
- a CDS encoding primosomal protein N', with product MTAPIAEILIPLALDQAYSYAVPPELTLAEGDVVQVPLGPRETVGVVWALRDGAGSNLRRVSGRIGVEALSPALRRLVEWIARYTLAPKGSALAMALRLPEESRTETAKVGVRATGMPPSRMTPARGKVVAAAADGAVRGKRALALEAGVSAGVIDGLIDDGVLETVALAPDRVAEPPDPDHPHDALSEPQAEAARALIATLTAPPAAGGTAGEGGVTLLEGVTGSGKTEVYFEVVAEALRRGVQSLVLMPEIALTAQFLDRFAKRFGVRPAAWHSGIGGRRREKIRAGVASGEVQVVVGARSALFLPFAKLGLIVVDEEHEGAYKQDDGVCYHARDMAVVRGKLENAAVVLASATPAIETRVNAERGRYRRVVMPERFGGRRLPEIRAIDMRGEKVPRGRYLSPSLVAAIAETNGRGEQALLFLNRRGYAPLTLCRACGHRYQCPNCSTWLVEHRFRRALVCHHCGHAERRPEACTECGTFDNLTACGPGVERIAEEVAATFPDKRVIVLSSDFPGGAERLRAELQTVAEGGCDIVVGTQLVAKGHNFPHLTLVGVLDADIGLTSGDPRAAERTFQLLQQVTGRAGRGEKPGRALVQTFQPEHPVIAALISGDAERFYSEETAAREVAGLPPFGRLAALVISCTDREAAETHGRALARVAEPPPGVMVLGPAEAPLALVRGRYRFRLLVKTEREIDLQGYLRDWLARGPKVRGNLRVGIDVDPQSFL from the coding sequence ATGACCGCCCCGATCGCCGAAATCCTGATCCCGCTCGCCCTCGACCAGGCCTACAGCTACGCCGTGCCGCCCGAGCTGACGCTCGCGGAGGGCGACGTGGTGCAGGTGCCGCTCGGGCCGCGCGAGACCGTCGGGGTGGTGTGGGCCTTGCGCGACGGCGCCGGCTCCAACCTGCGCCGGGTGAGCGGGCGGATCGGCGTCGAGGCCCTGAGCCCCGCCTTGCGCCGCCTCGTCGAGTGGATCGCCCGCTACACCCTGGCGCCGAAGGGCTCGGCGCTCGCCATGGCGCTGCGCCTGCCGGAGGAGAGCCGCACCGAGACCGCCAAGGTCGGCGTGCGCGCGACCGGGATGCCGCCGAGCCGGATGACCCCGGCGCGGGGCAAGGTGGTGGCGGCGGCGGCCGACGGCGCGGTGCGGGGCAAGCGGGCGCTGGCGCTCGAGGCCGGGGTCAGCGCCGGCGTGATCGACGGGCTGATCGACGACGGGGTGCTCGAGACCGTGGCGCTCGCCCCCGACCGGGTCGCCGAGCCGCCGGACCCCGACCACCCGCACGACGCCCTCTCCGAGCCCCAGGCCGAGGCGGCGCGCGCGCTCATCGCGACGCTCACCGCGCCGCCGGCCGCGGGCGGGACGGCCGGCGAGGGCGGCGTGACGCTGCTCGAGGGCGTGACCGGCTCAGGGAAAACGGAGGTCTATTTCGAGGTCGTGGCCGAGGCCCTGCGCCGGGGCGTGCAGTCGCTCGTGCTGATGCCCGAGATCGCGCTGACGGCCCAGTTCCTCGACCGCTTCGCCAAGCGATTCGGGGTCAGGCCCGCCGCCTGGCATTCCGGAATCGGCGGGCGGCGTCGCGAGAAGATCCGCGCCGGCGTGGCGTCGGGCGAGGTGCAGGTGGTGGTCGGCGCCCGCTCGGCGCTGTTCCTGCCGTTCGCCAAGCTCGGCCTGATCGTGGTCGACGAGGAGCACGAGGGCGCCTACAAGCAGGATGACGGCGTCTGCTACCACGCCCGCGACATGGCGGTGGTGCGCGGCAAGCTCGAGAACGCCGCCGTGGTGCTGGCGTCGGCCACGCCCGCGATCGAGACCCGGGTCAACGCCGAGCGCGGCCGCTACCGCCGGGTGGTGATGCCCGAGCGCTTCGGCGGCCGGCGCCTGCCGGAGATCCGCGCCATCGACATGCGGGGCGAGAAGGTGCCGCGCGGGCGCTACCTGTCGCCGAGCCTCGTCGCGGCCATCGCCGAGACCAACGGGCGGGGCGAGCAGGCGCTCCTCTTCCTCAACCGCCGCGGCTACGCCCCCCTCACGCTCTGCCGCGCCTGCGGCCACCGCTACCAATGCCCGAACTGCTCGACCTGGCTCGTCGAGCACCGCTTCCGCCGGGCGCTCGTCTGCCACCATTGCGGCCACGCCGAGCGCCGCCCGGAAGCCTGCACCGAGTGCGGCACCTTCGACAACCTGACCGCCTGCGGGCCGGGCGTCGAGCGCATCGCCGAGGAGGTCGCCGCCACCTTCCCGGACAAGCGCGTCATCGTCCTGTCGAGCGACTTTCCCGGCGGGGCCGAGCGGCTGCGGGCCGAGCTCCAGACCGTGGCCGAGGGCGGCTGCGACATCGTGGTGGGCACCCAGCTCGTCGCCAAGGGCCACAACTTCCCGCACCTGACGCTCGTCGGCGTGCTCGACGCCGATATCGGGCTGACCTCCGGCGATCCCCGCGCCGCCGAGCGCACCTTCCAGCTCCTGCAGCAGGTCACGGGCCGGGCCGGGCGCGGCGAGAAGCCGGGCCGGGCGCTGGTCCAGACCTTCCAGCCCGAGCACCCGGTGATCGCGGCGCTCATCTCGGGGGACGCCGAGCGCTTCTATTCCGAGGAGACGGCCGCCCGCGAGGTCGCCGGCCTGCCGCCCTTCGGGCGCCTCGCCGCGCTCGTGATCTCCTGCACCGACCGCGAGGCGGCCGAGACCCACGGCCGGGCGCTCGCCCGCGTCGCCGAGCCGCCGCCCGGCGTGATGGTGCTCGGCCCCGCCGAGGCGCCGCTGGCGCTGGTGCGCGGCCGCTACCGCTTCCGCCTGCTGGTCAAGACCGAGCGCGAGATCGACCTCCAGGGCTACCTGCGCGACTGGCTCGCCCGCGGGCCGAAGGTCCGGGGCAACCTCCGGGTCGGCATCGACGTCGATCCCCAGAGCTTCCTGTAG
- a CDS encoding alpha/beta fold hydrolase, whose protein sequence is MQTADDWIDGPHGRLFARSWTPDTRGAGERPSFLLFHESLGCVEVWRDFPERLASATGLPVVAYDRLGFGRSDPHPGILPLDFMQDEAAGAVPALIARLGLGRLIAFGHSVGGAMAVATAARDPDRCAAVITVGAQAFVEERTRTGIIEARRVLRSPDQLARIARYHGDKARWALDAWTETWLDPAFAGWTLDEDLARVRCPLLALHGDRDEYGSRAYPDRIARHAGGRSEVVLIEDCGHVPHRERPDAVLQAVTRFLGRCAVP, encoded by the coding sequence ATGCAGACGGCGGATGATTGGATTGACGGCCCGCACGGGCGGCTGTTCGCGCGATCCTGGACCCCCGACACACGGGGCGCGGGCGAGCGTCCGAGCTTTCTCCTGTTTCATGAGAGCCTTGGTTGCGTCGAGGTCTGGCGCGACTTCCCGGAGCGGCTGGCCTCCGCCACCGGCCTGCCGGTCGTCGCCTACGACCGGCTCGGGTTCGGCCGGTCGGACCCGCATCCCGGCATTCTGCCGCTCGACTTCATGCAGGACGAAGCCGCCGGCGCCGTCCCCGCCCTGATCGCTCGGCTCGGCCTCGGCCGGTTGATCGCGTTCGGTCACAGCGTCGGCGGCGCGATGGCGGTTGCCACCGCCGCCCGTGATCCCGACCGCTGCGCCGCCGTCATCACCGTGGGGGCACAAGCCTTCGTCGAGGAGCGCACCCGGACCGGGATCATCGAGGCGCGCCGCGTGCTCCGGAGTCCCGATCAGCTCGCACGGATCGCCCGATACCACGGCGACAAGGCGCGGTGGGCTCTCGATGCCTGGACGGAGACCTGGCTCGATCCGGCCTTTGCCGGCTGGACCCTCGATGAAGATCTCGCCCGCGTGCGTTGCCCGCTGCTGGCGCTCCACGGCGACCGGGACGAGTACGGCTCGCGGGCCTACCCTGACCGCATCGCACGCCACGCTGGAGGACGGTCCGAGGTCGTGCTGATCGAGGATTGCGGGCATGTCCCGCACCGAGAGCGGCCGGATGCGGTGCTGCAAGCGGTCACGCGGTTTCTCGGCCGGTGCGCCGTCCCGTAA
- a CDS encoding AzlC family ABC transporter permease: protein MTGLDVGITEDAATGRGAELLRGATAALPVMVGFIPFALVLGAQAVRKGISPIEVPLMTGLNFGGGSEFAAVELWTSPPHLLLIVAMTFLVNSRHLLMGAALAPHLRDLPRSRTLPALFFMCDESWAMGLADAKRRASGFSLLYYLGVSAGLYLTWVVFTALGALLGPTIGDVTVYGFDMAFPAVFLVLLRGMWKGARAAAPWLISLVVAAAVHLLLPGAWHVAAGALSGVTWAYAQAGRAR, encoded by the coding sequence ATGACAGGCTTGGACGTTGGCATCACGGAGGACGCGGCCACCGGGCGCGGCGCTGAACTCCTGCGGGGCGCAACCGCCGCGCTGCCGGTGATGGTGGGATTTATCCCCTTCGCACTGGTGCTGGGGGCGCAGGCGGTCCGGAAGGGCATCAGCCCCATCGAGGTGCCGCTGATGACCGGCCTGAACTTCGGCGGCGGCTCAGAGTTCGCCGCCGTCGAGTTGTGGACCTCGCCGCCTCACCTCCTGCTCATCGTGGCGATGACGTTCCTGGTGAACAGCCGCCACCTGCTGATGGGGGCGGCGCTCGCCCCGCATCTGCGCGACCTGCCCAGAAGCCGCACCCTCCCGGCCCTCTTCTTCATGTGCGACGAGAGCTGGGCCATGGGGCTGGCCGATGCCAAGCGACGGGCGAGCGGGTTCAGCCTGCTCTACTACCTCGGCGTTTCCGCCGGGCTCTACCTCACGTGGGTCGTCTTCACGGCGCTGGGTGCGCTGCTCGGGCCGACGATCGGCGACGTCACCGTCTACGGGTTCGACATGGCCTTCCCGGCCGTGTTCCTGGTGTTGCTGCGCGGCATGTGGAAGGGGGCCAGGGCTGCTGCGCCGTGGCTGATCAGCCTCGTGGTCGCCGCCGCCGTCCACCTGCTCTTGCCGGGAGCCTGGCACGTCGCCGCCGGTGCGCTGTCGGGCGTGACGTGGGCTTACGCTCAGGCGGGACGGGCACGATGA